In Nonomuraea sp. NBC_00507, the following are encoded in one genomic region:
- a CDS encoding DeoR/GlpR family DNA-binding transcription regulator, which produces MLRDRRHEMIVRIVRSEGPATVEALAERLDASPATIRRDLVQLHDDGLLRRVYGGAMPIDERDDPFVDVAAVRGAEKDRIAQRCAEMVKDEETILLDIGTTAHRVASYLRGRPLTVVTSSLAVLEELQDEEDIQLIMLGGMVRRDYRSLVGFLTEDNLRQIKADRLFLGTSGVRPGGHVMDTTVVEVPVKRAMIAASDQVVLVADVGKFPGTGMARVCGPEDLDVIVTNAPGDQATLTAMREAGVEVITV; this is translated from the coding sequence ATGCTCCGGGACCGACGCCACGAGATGATCGTGCGCATTGTGCGCTCAGAAGGCCCCGCCACCGTCGAGGCGCTGGCCGAGCGCCTCGATGCCAGTCCCGCGACGATCCGCCGCGACCTCGTGCAGTTACACGATGACGGGCTGCTCCGGCGGGTCTACGGCGGCGCCATGCCGATCGACGAGCGCGACGATCCGTTCGTGGATGTAGCCGCAGTCCGCGGAGCCGAGAAGGACAGGATCGCGCAGAGATGCGCAGAGATGGTCAAGGACGAGGAGACGATCCTGCTCGACATCGGCACCACCGCGCACCGCGTCGCCAGTTATCTGCGCGGCCGGCCTCTCACCGTCGTCACCAGCAGCCTCGCCGTTCTCGAGGAGCTGCAGGACGAGGAGGACATCCAGCTCATCATGCTGGGCGGCATGGTCCGTCGCGACTACCGGTCGCTGGTGGGCTTCCTCACCGAGGACAACCTGCGCCAGATCAAGGCCGACCGGCTCTTCCTCGGCACCAGCGGGGTGCGTCCCGGCGGACACGTCATGGACACCACCGTGGTGGAGGTGCCGGTCAAGCGGGCCATGATCGCGGCGAGTGACCAGGTGGTCCTGGTCGCGGACGTCGGAAAGTTCCCCGGCACCGGGATGGCCCGGGTGTGCGGTCCTGAGGATCTCGACGTCATCGTCACCAACGCCCCGGGCGACCAGGCAACGCTCACCGCCATGCGGGAGGCGGGGGTCGAGGTGATCACGGTATGA